A single region of the Streptomyces sp. NBC_00425 genome encodes:
- a CDS encoding TetR/AcrR family transcriptional regulator, giving the protein MKQPLHRRQPTPGNPRVQRTRNRVLAVARELLPEVGPAGLTYALLAERSEVTRQTLYRHWPTRAALLFDLVLEGPDLGTYPEPGSDVRAVATAWLKSLRAGVSVPAVRAAALAVTAQADHDPDSARALVRIGEDRYVGFNKLLEPSGIQISDDEFTLLYGPVLARLFLDRGQVTDAFIDAVVAQWLTTLEPADAPQDLR; this is encoded by the coding sequence ATGAAGCAGCCCCTCCACCGCCGTCAGCCGACACCGGGCAACCCACGCGTACAGCGCACCCGCAATCGCGTGCTGGCGGTCGCGCGGGAGCTGCTGCCTGAGGTCGGACCGGCCGGACTGACCTACGCCCTGCTCGCCGAGCGGTCGGAGGTGACCCGCCAGACCCTCTACCGGCACTGGCCCACCAGGGCCGCGCTGCTCTTCGACCTCGTCCTCGAAGGCCCCGACCTCGGCACCTACCCCGAACCGGGCAGCGACGTACGCGCCGTGGCCACCGCCTGGCTGAAGAGCCTGCGTGCCGGCGTCAGCGTGCCGGCCGTGCGAGCCGCGGCCCTGGCCGTCACCGCCCAGGCCGACCACGACCCCGACAGCGCCCGGGCGCTCGTCCGCATCGGCGAAGACCGCTACGTCGGCTTCAACAAGCTGCTGGAGCCTTCGGGCATCCAGATCAGCGACGACGAGTTCACCCTGCTCTACGGGCCCGTCCTCGCCCGCCTCTTCCTCGACCGCGGTCAGGTCACCGACGCCTTCATCGACGCCGTGGTCGCCCAATGGCTCACCACGCTGGAGCCCGCCGACGCACCGCAGGATCTCCGGTAG
- a CDS encoding amidohydrolase family protein — MRIDTHAHVYPSDYLDFLADSGVTTTGGQRGLGADDTDKELEARFSLMERAGVDRQVISASPMTGALPDPEQAAAAAHMINDRYVALVDRHPDRFLAFVVLPLPHVDAALTELDRVLEAPGVVGVALTTSAAGRALTDPAFAPVWQELDRRGTVMYLHPAGDGVASPQITDHHLTWMVGAPVEDTVVAAQLITRGFVTRYPRVRILNSHFGGALPMLLERWDNLAHFEAPDAPLPPSQAARRMWYDTVAHSSQAALQAAVQAVGADRLVLGSDFPYQGGEHYLDTVAYIERAGLDAADTQGILAGNAEALLGLA, encoded by the coding sequence ATGCGGATCGACACGCACGCTCACGTCTACCCCAGCGACTACCTGGACTTCCTGGCCGACTCGGGCGTCACGACCACCGGCGGCCAGCGCGGGCTCGGGGCCGACGACACCGACAAGGAGCTCGAGGCCCGCTTCTCCCTGATGGAACGGGCCGGTGTGGACCGACAGGTGATCTCGGCCTCACCCATGACGGGCGCTCTGCCGGATCCGGAGCAGGCCGCCGCAGCCGCACACATGATCAACGACCGGTACGTCGCCCTGGTGGACCGCCACCCCGACCGCTTCCTGGCCTTCGTCGTGCTTCCTCTGCCGCACGTCGACGCGGCTCTGACCGAACTCGACCGCGTCCTCGAGGCGCCGGGGGTGGTGGGCGTGGCCCTGACCACCTCTGCCGCGGGCCGGGCGCTGACCGACCCTGCCTTCGCACCGGTATGGCAGGAACTCGACCGCCGCGGCACCGTGATGTACCTCCACCCCGCCGGCGACGGCGTCGCCTCCCCGCAGATCACCGACCACCACCTCACCTGGATGGTCGGCGCGCCCGTGGAGGACACCGTCGTAGCGGCCCAGCTCATCACCCGTGGGTTCGTGACGCGCTACCCCCGTGTACGCATCCTCAACTCCCACTTCGGCGGCGCGTTGCCCATGCTGCTGGAGCGGTGGGACAACCTCGCCCACTTCGAGGCACCTGACGCCCCCCTTCCGCCGAGCCAGGCGGCGCGCCGGATGTGGTACGACACCGTCGCCCACAGTTCCCAGGCGGCACTGCAGGCCGCGGTCCAGGCGGTCGGCGCGGACCGGCTCGTCCTCGGCAGCGACTTCCCGTACCAGGGCGGCGAGCACTACCTCGACACCGTCGCCTACATCGAACGGGCCGGGCTCGACGCAGCGGACACCCAGGGCATCCTGGCCGGCAACGCCGAAGCACTTCTGGGACTGGCCTGA
- a CDS encoding nuclear transport factor 2 family protein encodes MTSEAIATVEAYFDAFGTRDMERVLSHFTPEATWTIPGDPALTPWAGSRTGPVEIRQSLTAFFAAVEPLAFELGTMVEVDGRVWAPGWYSSRFHPSGQVLESEMILRFTVADGLIDDYRVFEDSLGITRTHLGDPLTSTPS; translated from the coding sequence ATGACCAGCGAGGCGATCGCCACCGTCGAGGCGTACTTCGATGCCTTCGGCACGCGTGACATGGAGCGCGTGCTCTCCCACTTCACCCCTGAGGCGACCTGGACGATCCCGGGCGATCCAGCGCTCACCCCGTGGGCCGGGAGCCGCACCGGGCCGGTGGAGATCCGGCAGTCCCTCACCGCGTTCTTCGCCGCCGTCGAGCCGCTCGCGTTCGAGCTGGGCACCATGGTGGAGGTCGACGGACGGGTTTGGGCGCCGGGCTGGTACTCCTCCCGGTTCCACCCCTCGGGACAGGTACTCGAGAGCGAGATGATCCTGCGTTTCACCGTCGCCGACGGACTGATCGACGACTATCGCGTTTTCGAGGACTCACTCGGAATCACCCGTACCCACCTCGGTGACCCGCTCACCAGCACTCCCAGCTGA
- a CDS encoding aldo/keto reductase — MHTRTLGRDLHVSAIGLGVMGMSQSYGPNPGDRTDMIAVLRGAVDRGVTFFDTAEVYGPYVNEELLGEALAPVRDQTVIATKFGFRIENGAPAGLNSRPEQIRAVATASLKRLGVETLDLFYQHRVDPDVPIEDVAGAVGELVQEGKVRCFGLSEASAQTIRRAHAVHPVTAVQSEYSLWTRDPEHEVLPTCSELGIGFVPFSPLGKGFLTGTVDATTPFTADDVRTNIPRFTAENRAANQALVDHVTLLAQAKDATPGQVALAWLLARHPSVVPIPGTRRTARIEENIGATRLPLSADELADLDGLVGRVGVQGNRYNEHHMSLVDK, encoded by the coding sequence ATGCACACCCGAACGCTCGGACGCGACCTGCATGTCTCCGCCATCGGTCTCGGCGTCATGGGAATGTCCCAGAGCTACGGCCCCAATCCCGGCGATCGCACCGACATGATCGCCGTACTGCGTGGCGCCGTCGACCGCGGAGTCACGTTCTTCGACACCGCGGAGGTGTACGGCCCCTACGTCAACGAAGAGCTCCTGGGAGAAGCCCTCGCCCCGGTGCGAGACCAGACGGTGATCGCCACCAAGTTCGGATTCCGCATCGAGAACGGCGCCCCCGCCGGACTCAACAGCCGGCCCGAGCAGATCCGAGCCGTCGCCACGGCCTCCCTCAAACGGCTCGGGGTCGAAACGCTCGACCTTTTCTACCAGCACCGCGTCGATCCGGACGTGCCCATCGAAGACGTCGCCGGAGCCGTGGGGGAGCTCGTACAGGAAGGCAAGGTGCGCTGCTTCGGGCTTTCCGAGGCCAGTGCGCAGACCATCCGCCGCGCCCACGCGGTCCACCCGGTGACGGCAGTACAGAGCGAGTACTCGCTGTGGACCCGGGACCCCGAACATGAGGTTCTGCCGACCTGCTCGGAACTCGGCATCGGATTCGTACCCTTCAGCCCGCTCGGCAAGGGGTTCCTGACCGGGACGGTGGACGCCACGACGCCGTTCACCGCCGACGACGTCCGCACGAACATCCCACGGTTCACAGCCGAGAACCGGGCAGCGAACCAAGCGCTCGTCGACCACGTCACCCTGCTCGCGCAGGCCAAGGACGCCACACCGGGCCAGGTCGCGCTCGCCTGGCTGCTCGCACGGCATCCGTCGGTCGTTCCGATCCCCGGAACCCGGCGCACCGCACGCATCGAGGAGAACATCGGCGCCACCCGACTGCCCCTCTCCGCCGACGAACTCGCCGACCTCGACGGACTCGTCGGCCGCGTCGGGGTACAGGGAAACCGCTACAACGAGCACCACATGTCCCTGGTCGACAAGTAG
- a CDS encoding amidohydrolase family protein, translated as MSSSLIDVHAHMLPDFYVQHATAAGHAHPDGMGGWPSWSLQAHLDLMDRNGIETAMLSMSSPGVHFGDDKAARLLARRVNEYTAELTRDHPGRFGNFVSLPLPDVDGAVEEIAFSFDELGADGVALLTHTHGVYLGDQRLDPVFAELDRRRAVVFLHPTSPVCWEQSALGRPRPMVEYIFDTARTVTDLVMEGVLTRHPNMRVIVPHCGGAIPVLADRINEFMSLFLHARQPPGPDAVQQLRGLYYDMASTAFPRQVPALLKLVDPDRVLFGSDYCWTPAPLADAHIAAIDAAEPPARDTTWRSLTTANAQRLFPRTAR; from the coding sequence ATGTCCTCCAGCCTCATCGATGTCCACGCCCACATGCTTCCCGACTTCTACGTCCAGCACGCGACGGCCGCAGGCCACGCCCACCCCGACGGCATGGGCGGCTGGCCGTCCTGGTCCCTGCAAGCCCATCTCGATCTGATGGACCGCAACGGCATCGAGACCGCGATGCTCTCCATGTCCTCCCCCGGTGTGCACTTCGGCGACGACAAGGCGGCCCGCCTCCTAGCCCGGCGCGTCAACGAGTACACCGCCGAACTGACCCGGGACCACCCGGGCCGTTTCGGCAACTTCGTGTCACTTCCGCTGCCGGACGTCGACGGCGCGGTCGAGGAGATCGCCTTCTCCTTCGACGAACTCGGCGCCGACGGCGTGGCGTTGCTGACCCACACCCACGGGGTGTACCTGGGCGACCAGCGCCTCGACCCGGTCTTCGCGGAGCTCGACCGGCGGCGGGCGGTGGTCTTCCTGCACCCCACCTCGCCCGTCTGCTGGGAGCAGTCGGCGCTCGGCAGACCGCGTCCGATGGTCGAGTACATCTTCGACACGGCCCGGACCGTCACGGACCTGGTGATGGAGGGCGTCCTGACGCGTCATCCGAACATGCGGGTGATCGTCCCGCACTGCGGCGGCGCGATTCCCGTCCTGGCCGACCGCATCAACGAGTTCATGAGCCTGTTCCTGCATGCGCGGCAACCGCCCGGCCCCGACGCGGTGCAGCAACTCCGCGGTCTGTACTACGACATGGCGAGCACAGCCTTCCCTCGCCAGGTCCCCGCACTGCTGAAGCTCGTCGACCCTGACCGCGTGCTCTTCGGCAGCGACTACTGCTGGACGCCCGCGCCGCTGGCCGACGCCCACATCGCGGCGATCGACGCGGCCGAACCACCGGCGCGGGACACGACATGGCGATCGCTCACGACGGCGAACGCCCAGCGCCTGTTTCCGCGGACAGCGCGGTGA
- a CDS encoding alpha/beta fold hydrolase, producing MSPRNLTAPAFARTRLGSGPGLLLAHGAGSSLAGTYGPVLEALAARHTVVGIDYPGSGDTPRSTTPLSVDDLADQLVAAADAEGVDRFAVSGYSLGGPVAIRAATRHPERVTALVLTAAFPHRDNRLSLASSIQSKIAASGDRELLAEFQLMVALGTQALESMPAEQLRQTLGYVAASTVDGSSEQTDLVGRVDVRDDLAGITVPTLVVSTTDDRLVSSALHRRLAETIPGAQLAEIATGHLPMLERTEEWLQLITDFLDKHHA from the coding sequence ATGTCACCCCGCAACCTCACCGCACCCGCCTTCGCCCGCACCCGCCTCGGCTCCGGCCCCGGCCTGCTCCTCGCCCACGGCGCCGGCAGCAGCCTGGCCGGCACTTACGGCCCCGTCCTGGAAGCCCTCGCCGCCCGCCACACCGTCGTCGGCATCGACTACCCCGGCAGCGGCGACACCCCCCGCTCCACCACCCCGCTGTCCGTCGACGACCTCGCCGACCAGCTCGTCGCCGCCGCCGACGCGGAGGGCGTCGACCGCTTCGCCGTGTCCGGCTACTCCCTCGGCGGCCCGGTCGCCATCCGCGCCGCCACCCGCCACCCCGAGCGCGTCACCGCACTCGTCCTGACCGCCGCCTTCCCGCACCGCGACAACCGGCTCTCTCTCGCCTCCTCGATCCAGAGCAAGATCGCCGCGTCCGGCGACCGCGAGCTGCTCGCCGAGTTCCAGCTCATGGTGGCCCTCGGCACCCAGGCGCTGGAGTCGATGCCGGCCGAGCAACTGCGGCAGACCCTCGGCTACGTCGCCGCCAGTACGGTCGACGGCAGCTCCGAGCAGACCGACCTCGTCGGCCGGGTCGATGTCCGGGACGACCTCGCCGGCATCACGGTCCCCACTCTGGTCGTCTCGACCACCGACGACCGCCTCGTCTCCAGCGCCCTGCACCGCCGGCTCGCAGAGACCATCCCCGGCGCCCAACTCGCCGAGATCGCCACCGGCCACCTGCCGATGCTGGAGCGGACCGAGGAGTGGCTGCAGCTCATCACCGACTTCCTCGACAAGCACCACGCCTGA
- a CDS encoding zinc-dependent alcohol dehydrogenase family protein: MRATIIHAPGDIRVENAPEPKIVAPTDAVIRTVATCVCGSDLWSYRGINPVNEPQPIGHEYVGIVEEIGSDVSAVKPGQFVIGSFIASDNTCPICRAGYHTSCLHRDFPNGCQAEYVRVPLADGTLVATPEQPAEELIPSLLALSDVMGTGWYAAKAAEVKPGSTAVVVGDGAVGLCGVIAAKELGAERIIAMSRHESRQKLALEFGATDIVAERGEDGVARVKELTDGIGAESVLECVGTQQSMHQALQSTRPGGNVGFVGMPHDVQIDGQELFFSHVGLRGGPAPVRAYLPDLIERVVGGRINPGKVFDLTLPLDEVAEGYKAMDERRAVKALLRP; the protein is encoded by the coding sequence ATGCGAGCAACCATCATTCACGCGCCTGGGGACATCCGGGTGGAGAACGCCCCCGAGCCGAAGATCGTGGCGCCCACGGACGCGGTCATCCGCACCGTCGCCACCTGCGTGTGCGGCTCCGACCTGTGGAGCTACCGCGGCATCAACCCGGTCAACGAGCCGCAGCCGATCGGCCACGAGTACGTCGGCATCGTCGAAGAGATCGGCAGCGACGTCTCGGCTGTGAAGCCCGGCCAGTTCGTCATCGGCTCCTTCATCGCCTCCGACAACACCTGCCCGATCTGTCGGGCCGGGTATCACACCTCCTGTCTGCACCGGGACTTCCCGAACGGCTGCCAGGCCGAGTACGTCCGCGTCCCCCTCGCCGACGGCACCCTGGTCGCCACCCCGGAGCAGCCGGCCGAGGAGCTGATCCCCAGCCTGCTGGCGCTCTCCGACGTCATGGGCACAGGCTGGTACGCCGCCAAGGCCGCCGAGGTCAAACCCGGTTCGACGGCCGTGGTCGTCGGTGACGGGGCGGTGGGCCTGTGTGGGGTCATCGCCGCCAAGGAACTGGGCGCCGAGCGCATCATCGCCATGAGCCGGCACGAGTCCCGGCAGAAACTGGCCCTGGAATTCGGCGCGACCGACATCGTCGCCGAACGCGGCGAGGATGGCGTGGCCCGCGTCAAGGAACTGACCGACGGCATCGGCGCCGAGTCCGTCCTCGAATGCGTAGGCACCCAGCAGTCCATGCACCAGGCCCTGCAGTCCACCCGCCCCGGCGGCAATGTCGGCTTCGTCGGCATGCCGCACGACGTGCAGATCGACGGCCAGGAACTCTTCTTCTCCCACGTCGGTCTGCGCGGTGGTCCCGCCCCCGTGCGCGCCTACCTTCCCGACCTGATCGAGCGCGTCGTCGGCGGCCGTATCAACCCGGGCAAGGTCTTCGACCTCACTCTGCCCCTGGACGAGGTCGCAGAAGGTTACAAGGCCATGGACGAGCGCCGCGCCGTCAAGGCATTGCTGCGCCCGTGA
- a CDS encoding response regulator transcription factor — protein MSTQRVLVVDDEPKIRMTVRGYLEADGFHVAEAADGPSALKALTHDRPDLVVLDVMLPGLDGFEVLRRIREASQIPVIMLTARDEEVDRLIGFTTGSDDYVTKPFSPRELALRVRAILRRTDSRSEADHEDGVLRFDGLTVDRVTRTVQVDADRTVELSALDFDLLFAMARVPGRVFTRRGLLAQVWGEDFFGDERVVDVHIRTLRRALGDEASAPRFVGTVRTIGYRFVGRPA, from the coding sequence ATGAGTACGCAGCGCGTTCTGGTCGTCGATGACGAGCCCAAGATCCGCATGACCGTGCGCGGCTACCTGGAGGCGGACGGTTTCCACGTCGCCGAAGCCGCGGACGGACCGTCCGCCCTGAAGGCGCTCACCCATGACCGACCGGACCTCGTGGTACTCGACGTGATGCTTCCGGGCCTGGACGGTTTCGAGGTCCTGCGCCGCATCCGGGAGGCGAGCCAGATCCCGGTGATCATGCTCACCGCCCGCGACGAGGAGGTCGACCGGCTGATCGGCTTCACCACCGGCAGCGACGACTACGTCACCAAGCCGTTCAGCCCTCGCGAACTGGCACTACGGGTGCGGGCCATCCTGCGGCGCACCGACAGCCGGTCCGAGGCGGATCACGAGGACGGCGTGCTGCGCTTCGACGGACTGACTGTCGATCGCGTGACGCGGACCGTGCAGGTAGATGCCGACCGGACGGTGGAGCTGTCCGCTCTCGACTTCGATCTGTTGTTCGCGATGGCCCGTGTCCCCGGGCGGGTCTTCACTCGGCGCGGCCTGTTGGCCCAGGTGTGGGGCGAGGACTTCTTCGGCGACGAGCGCGTCGTGGACGTGCACATCCGTACTCTGCGGCGTGCGCTGGGCGACGAGGCGAGCGCACCTCGGTTCGTAGGCACCGTCCGCACCATCGGCTACCGGTTCGTCGGGCGCCCCGCCTAG
- a CDS encoding amidohydrolase family protein translates to MASPETASSGPGLPKGNWRIDTHAHYSPDVYNDYLKRYGLLGAITGAYGPWSVERHVAFMDQYRIQASVLSFGDLQITVGPVDDRRATARAVNDYARDLVQTRGDRFGIFAVTPMPDIEGSVAEVDRALGELDLDGICLLTNYKGTYLGDPSFAPLYEILNDRGAYVYVHPTGPENNPAPKLCFGPDIPAGNNVFEYNFDATRAMTSLIYNGVLRDYPNIRWHFTHSGGALPFLAFRLATRHSAFPPFNEVLPEGPLTYMKRMYFDNAQAFTAAQLQPLSSLVPDSHIMFGSDWPATRHLYAADNVETMPFLKGSLPNLKAGDPEPNVDEIYSRRRRIALERDNALEQFPKLKARIRRSGSR, encoded by the coding sequence ATGGCCAGTCCGGAGACGGCATCGTCCGGCCCGGGACTGCCGAAAGGCAACTGGCGTATCGACACCCACGCGCACTACTCGCCCGACGTGTACAACGACTACCTCAAGCGCTATGGCCTCCTCGGCGCCATTACCGGGGCCTACGGTCCCTGGTCGGTCGAGCGGCACGTGGCCTTCATGGACCAGTACCGGATCCAGGCCAGCGTCCTGTCGTTCGGCGACCTTCAGATCACCGTCGGCCCGGTGGACGACCGGCGCGCCACCGCCCGCGCGGTCAACGACTACGCCCGCGACCTCGTGCAGACCCGTGGTGACCGATTCGGGATCTTCGCGGTCACCCCGATGCCCGACATCGAGGGCTCGGTGGCCGAGGTGGACCGCGCGCTCGGCGAACTGGATCTCGACGGCATCTGCCTGCTCACCAACTACAAGGGCACCTACCTGGGGGACCCTTCGTTCGCGCCTCTGTACGAGATCCTCAACGACCGCGGTGCCTACGTGTACGTCCACCCGACGGGGCCGGAGAACAACCCGGCTCCCAAGTTGTGCTTCGGCCCCGACATCCCGGCCGGGAACAACGTCTTCGAGTACAACTTCGACGCGACCCGCGCGATGACGAGCCTGATCTACAACGGTGTCCTGCGGGACTACCCGAACATCCGCTGGCACTTCACCCACAGCGGCGGGGCACTGCCGTTCCTGGCCTTCCGGCTCGCGACCCGGCACTCGGCCTTCCCACCGTTCAACGAGGTGCTGCCCGAAGGCCCCCTCACGTACATGAAGCGGATGTACTTCGACAACGCACAGGCATTCACCGCCGCGCAGTTGCAGCCGCTGTCGTCGCTGGTACCCGACAGCCACATCATGTTCGGCAGCGACTGGCCGGCGACCCGCCATCTCTACGCGGCCGACAACGTCGAGACGATGCCCTTCCTCAAGGGCAGCCTGCCGAATCTCAAGGCAGGCGACCCCGAACCGAACGTCGACGAGATCTACAGCCGGCGCCGGCGGATCGCTCTCGAGCGGGACAACGCCCTCGAGCAGTTCCCGAAGCTGAAGGCGCGTATACGCCGCTCCGGCTCTCGCTGA
- a CDS encoding Na+/H+ antiporter, with product MLGLELVVVLGAAVLVGNVLGQRFHVAPPVVLLVVGALIGLVPAVRQTQLPPEVVLLLFLPVLLYWESLTTSMREIRTNLRGIVLLSTVLVILTAGAVAVAGHALGLPWGPAWALGAAVAPTDATAVSALAGSLPRRQITVLRAESLVNDGTALVVYGLAVGITVGEEHLTLPHVGALFLLAYGGGAAVGVAVAWVNMNLRRRLDDPLLGNLVMILAPFTAYLLAEQIHASGVLAVVVSGLIMAQVAPSLIRADHRRQALAFWPLATFIINGALFVLVGVELQYALRHLSRSDLRDALIAIGAVSVVLVAVRFAFLFSSAYLIRAIDRRPEQRLRRMSDRARVVSGLAGFRGAVSLAVALSVPENLDSGEPFPGRAFIVFVTSGVIVVTLVVQGLLLPGVVRWARLPRDTSVDEEQVLAETAATEEAIKALPRLAAEQGTTPKVVEWLRQEYEANLATVRARGAGTDDDPALLHNHHYTELRLALIATKRATVVRLRDESQIDDTVLRRLQAALDNEEVRLAGGEQVE from the coding sequence ATGCTCGGTCTCGAACTCGTTGTCGTCCTGGGTGCGGCCGTGCTGGTGGGCAACGTTCTGGGGCAGCGCTTCCACGTCGCGCCGCCCGTCGTGCTGCTCGTCGTGGGCGCGCTCATCGGCCTCGTCCCGGCCGTCCGCCAGACCCAACTCCCTCCCGAAGTAGTGTTGTTGCTCTTCCTTCCCGTACTGCTCTACTGGGAGAGCCTCACCACCTCGATGCGGGAGATCCGTACGAACCTGCGCGGCATCGTCCTGCTGAGCACGGTCCTGGTGATCCTCACCGCAGGTGCTGTGGCGGTCGCCGGGCATGCGCTCGGGCTGCCGTGGGGACCGGCGTGGGCCCTGGGCGCGGCCGTCGCTCCCACCGACGCCACCGCAGTGAGCGCCCTGGCGGGCTCCCTGCCGCGCCGTCAGATCACTGTGCTGCGTGCGGAAAGCCTCGTCAACGACGGCACCGCACTGGTCGTCTACGGCCTGGCGGTCGGTATCACCGTAGGCGAGGAACACCTGACACTGCCGCACGTCGGAGCGCTGTTCCTGCTGGCCTACGGCGGAGGGGCCGCGGTCGGAGTGGCGGTCGCCTGGGTCAACATGAACCTGCGGCGCCGGCTGGACGATCCCCTGCTCGGCAATCTCGTCATGATCCTGGCGCCGTTCACGGCATATCTGCTGGCCGAACAGATTCACGCCTCTGGTGTCCTCGCGGTCGTCGTGAGCGGTCTGATCATGGCCCAGGTCGCTCCGAGCCTCATCCGCGCCGATCACCGCCGTCAGGCACTGGCCTTCTGGCCGCTGGCCACGTTCATCATCAACGGCGCCCTGTTCGTCCTGGTCGGAGTGGAACTGCAGTACGCGCTGCGCCACTTGAGCCGATCCGACCTCAGGGACGCCCTCATCGCGATCGGGGCAGTCAGCGTGGTCCTGGTCGCGGTCCGGTTCGCGTTCCTGTTCTCCTCCGCCTACCTGATCCGCGCGATCGACCGGCGTCCCGAGCAGCGGCTGCGGAGAATGAGCGACCGGGCACGAGTGGTCAGCGGCTTGGCGGGCTTCCGGGGCGCTGTGTCGCTGGCCGTGGCGCTCTCCGTGCCGGAGAACCTCGACTCGGGCGAGCCGTTCCCCGGACGGGCGTTCATCGTCTTCGTCACCTCCGGCGTCATCGTGGTGACCCTCGTGGTGCAGGGACTGCTGCTGCCGGGCGTGGTGCGCTGGGCCCGGCTGCCGCGCGACACGTCCGTCGACGAGGAGCAGGTCCTCGCCGAGACGGCGGCGACCGAGGAAGCCATCAAGGCGCTGCCCCGGCTCGCCGCCGAACAGGGGACCACTCCGAAAGTCGTGGAGTGGCTGCGCCAGGAGTACGAGGCCAACCTGGCGACCGTACGGGCAAGGGGCGCAGGCACCGACGACGATCCGGCCCTGCTCCACAACCACCACTACACCGAGCTCCGCCTCGCCCTCATCGCCACGAAGCGTGCGACCGTCGTCCGCCTGCGCGACGAGTCGCAGATCGACGACACCGTGCTCCGCCGTCTCCAGGCGGCCCTGGACAACGAAGAGGTCCGGTTGGCCGGAGGCGAGCAGGTGGAGTAG
- a CDS encoding DUF2255 family protein, producing the protein MTKWTNDELDRIAAADELEMAPRRDDGTLRGPVPVWVVRDGDDLYVRSFRGTDGGWWRTARSGHEGHIRSGGVDKDVTFVQVADSEVDDRVDTAYRTKYGRFGGAYVNPLVAARSTTLRLVPR; encoded by the coding sequence ATGACGAAATGGACGAACGACGAGCTCGACCGCATCGCCGCGGCCGACGAGTTGGAGATGGCGCCGCGCCGCGACGACGGCACTCTGCGGGGTCCGGTGCCGGTCTGGGTCGTCCGCGACGGCGACGATCTGTACGTCCGCTCCTTCCGCGGTACGGACGGCGGCTGGTGGCGCACGGCCCGCTCCGGCCACGAGGGGCACATCCGCTCCGGAGGCGTCGACAAGGACGTCACGTTCGTTCAGGTGGCGGACTCCGAGGTCGACGACCGCGTCGACACCGCGTACCGCACCAAGTACGGCCGCTTCGGCGGCGCGTACGTCAACCCCTTGGTCGCGGCGCGCTCCACGACACTGCGACTGGTGCCCCGATGA
- a CDS encoding sensor histidine kinase, translated as MPFSGFPAYRRSRARLRRIQQRMSLRDRLVLSHLMVLLLALAAMAAISALIEVWLGFDDIEGDVVLQIGLLFGGAAAFPASLALSRFLLRPLDRVRAATRRLAEGHYDDVLELPSEPGLAALVQDVNTLAAALDDTQRRRARLISEVAHEMRTPITILRGQIEGVADGIFVPDEAMFASLADDLHRLERLAGDLSSLSRSEEAAFDLHHEPTDVATLARATAERLRPQYDDQTVVLTVDAGTPVGTFCDPDRITQILVNLLGNALAACDPHGHVVLSVHTEPAPVRHVTVRVTDDGIGIAAHNLERVFRRFERLERLGRPAAAGGSGIGLTIARGIARAHGGDITAESAGPGKGATFTLRLPQEHVPGAGMPPVSR; from the coding sequence ATGCCGTTCTCCGGCTTCCCGGCCTACCGCCGATCTCGTGCGCGGCTGCGCCGAATCCAGCAGCGGATGTCGCTGCGTGACCGGCTGGTGCTCTCACACCTCATGGTCCTCCTCCTGGCGCTGGCGGCCATGGCGGCGATCAGCGCGCTGATCGAGGTGTGGCTCGGCTTTGACGACATCGAAGGCGACGTGGTCCTGCAGATCGGCCTCTTGTTCGGAGGGGCCGCGGCTTTCCCGGCGTCCCTCGCCCTGAGCCGGTTTCTGCTGCGTCCCCTCGACAGGGTGCGCGCCGCCACGCGTCGGCTCGCCGAGGGACACTACGACGACGTCCTCGAACTCCCCAGCGAGCCGGGCCTGGCCGCGCTGGTCCAAGACGTCAACACGCTGGCGGCAGCCCTCGATGACACCCAACGCCGCCGCGCCCGGCTCATCTCCGAGGTCGCCCACGAGATGCGCACCCCCATCACCATCCTCCGCGGCCAGATCGAGGGTGTGGCCGACGGCATCTTCGTCCCCGATGAGGCGATGTTCGCCTCCCTCGCCGACGACCTTCACCGGCTGGAGCGCTTGGCGGGCGACCTGTCCAGCCTGTCCCGGTCGGAGGAGGCGGCCTTCGATCTTCACCACGAGCCCACCGACGTGGCCACGTTGGCCCGGGCCACGGCCGAGCGGCTGCGCCCCCAGTACGACGACCAGACGGTAGTCCTGACCGTGGACGCAGGCACACCCGTCGGCACGTTCTGCGACCCGGACCGGATCACTCAGATCCTGGTGAACCTGCTGGGCAACGCACTGGCCGCATGCGATCCGCACGGGCATGTGGTGCTGTCCGTGCACACCGAACCTGCTCCCGTACGCCACGTCACCGTCCGCGTCACGGACGACGGCATCGGCATCGCCGCACACAACCTCGAACGCGTCTTCCGCCGCTTCGAACGCCTCGAGCGTCTCGGTCGACCTGCTGCTGCCGGTGGCAGTGGCATCGGCCTGACCATCGCCCGGGGCATCGCCCGAGCCCACGGCGGAGACATCACCGCGGAATCCGCTGGACCGGGCAAGGGCGCAACGTTCACCCTTCGCCTACCGCAGGAACACGTCCCCGGGGCCGGCATGCCTCCGGTCTCCCGCTGA